A genome region from Sphingomonas sp. BGYR3 includes the following:
- a CDS encoding SIS domain-containing protein: MSTEAGEAADRLAQALKINAGAVSRLSRHLRQSPPRMVITCARGSSDHAATYAKYLIETLIGTPVSSAAPSVSSVYGADMAAEGMLLIAISQSGRSPDLLATVRRYAAAGATVVALVNDEQSPLAEIADWLIPLNAGPEKSVAATKSFILSLAMLAFIVSEWRDDAALKDGVKHLPVLLRGAHDLDWSAMVDLLADANNLFVLSRGYGLGIAQEAALKLKETCGLHAEAFSSAEVRHGPMAIVGHGFPVIAFAGSASDGDDVRQVASEFDARDARMILADGRAGLSGQLPTLRAHPAIEPLLMVQSFYAAAEALSRRRGFNPDQPPFLRKVTETR, translated from the coding sequence ATGTCCACCGAAGCGGGCGAGGCTGCCGACCGGCTGGCTCAGGCGCTGAAGATCAACGCCGGCGCGGTGTCGCGGCTCAGCCGTCATCTGCGCCAGTCCCCGCCGCGCATGGTCATCACCTGCGCGCGCGGATCGTCGGATCATGCCGCAACCTATGCCAAATATCTGATCGAAACCCTGATCGGCACCCCCGTTTCCTCTGCCGCGCCTTCGGTGTCCTCCGTCTATGGTGCGGACATGGCGGCCGAGGGGATGCTGCTGATCGCGATTTCCCAATCCGGGCGCAGTCCCGACCTGCTGGCAACCGTGCGGCGCTATGCCGCGGCCGGGGCAACGGTGGTGGCGCTGGTCAATGACGAACAGTCGCCGCTGGCCGAGATCGCCGACTGGCTGATCCCGCTCAATGCCGGCCCGGAAAAATCGGTTGCCGCAACCAAGTCCTTCATCCTGTCGCTGGCGATGCTCGCTTTCATCGTGTCCGAATGGCGCGACGATGCGGCGCTCAAGGACGGGGTGAAGCATCTGCCCGTGCTGCTGCGGGGTGCCCATGATCTGGACTGGTCTGCAATGGTCGACCTGCTGGCCGATGCGAACAACCTGTTCGTGCTCAGCCGGGGCTATGGCCTGGGCATCGCGCAGGAAGCGGCGCTGAAGCTCAAGGAAACCTGCGGCCTTCACGCCGAAGCGTTCAGCAGTGCGGAGGTCCGCCACGGCCCGATGGCGATTGTGGGTCATGGCTTTCCCGTCATTGCCTTTGCCGGGTCGGCCAGCGACGGCGACGATGTGCGCCAGGTGGCGAGCGAGTTCGACGCGCGCGATGCCCGGATGATCCTTGCCGACGGACGCGCCGGCCTGTCGGGTCAGCTTCCGACATTGCGCGCGCATCCGGCCATCGAACCCCTGCTGATGGTGCAGAGCTTCTATGCCGCGGCAGAGGCGCTGTCCCGGCGGCGCGGCTTCAATCCCGATCAACCTCCGTTCCTGCGCAAGGTCACGGAAACGCGATGA
- a CDS encoding ATP-binding protein encodes MDDGPDIGVPPAADAGRRNMVLLVQLRWLAVGGQLATIIAVHRGMGVPLPLVPLIAALGWLVAINLVTMAVLRRRQTVSQLELFGVLLFDVAALTWQLQFTGGLANPFASLFLLQVVIGAMILRPASSWALVAATLIALGLLTIDAVPLALPAPYASDPLALYLAGSFVCFVLIAVLLTAFVTRIARNLRQRDAALAAIRQRAAEEDHIVRMGLLASGAAHELGTPLATLSVLLGDLKSMPRLNEEHEIRDDLDDMESAVQRCKAIVSGILMSAGEARGEAVERTTVHAFLAGIIADWQGTRGLEQLDFDNRFGPDMAILADPALRQVIGTVIDNAAEVSPHWVGVRADRDGDTLVLTVRDRGPGLPADMIQGFGRPYRSTKERPGAGLGLFLLVNVVRKLGGEAMGDNPPGGGAQVTVRLPLAALAPPDRSAGG; translated from the coding sequence ATGGATGACGGGCCGGATATCGGGGTCCCGCCAGCGGCGGATGCTGGGCGGCGCAACATGGTGCTGCTGGTGCAGTTGCGCTGGCTGGCCGTCGGGGGACAGCTTGCGACGATCATCGCGGTACATCGGGGCATGGGCGTTCCCCTGCCGCTCGTCCCGCTGATCGCCGCGCTTGGCTGGCTGGTCGCCATCAACCTGGTGACGATGGCCGTTCTGCGCCGGCGACAGACGGTGTCGCAGCTCGAACTGTTCGGCGTGCTTCTCTTCGATGTCGCGGCGCTGACCTGGCAACTTCAATTCACTGGCGGCCTTGCCAACCCGTTCGCCTCGCTGTTCCTGCTTCAGGTGGTGATCGGCGCGATGATCCTTCGTCCGGCATCCTCATGGGCGCTGGTGGCCGCTACCCTGATCGCGCTTGGTCTGCTCACCATCGATGCGGTGCCGCTGGCTCTGCCTGCGCCCTATGCCAGCGATCCGCTGGCCCTGTATCTGGCGGGCAGTTTCGTCTGCTTCGTGCTCATCGCCGTCCTGCTGACCGCGTTCGTGACCCGCATCGCCCGCAATCTGCGCCAGCGGGATGCCGCGCTGGCCGCGATCCGCCAGCGCGCGGCAGAGGAGGATCATATCGTCCGCATGGGCCTGCTCGCTTCGGGCGCGGCGCATGAACTCGGCACGCCGCTGGCTACGCTTTCGGTTCTGCTCGGCGACCTTAAGTCGATGCCCCGACTGAATGAGGAACACGAGATCCGGGACGATCTGGATGACATGGAATCGGCGGTTCAGCGGTGCAAGGCGATCGTCAGCGGGATCCTGATGTCGGCCGGAGAAGCCCGGGGAGAGGCGGTTGAGCGAACCACCGTCCATGCCTTTTTGGCCGGGATCATCGCCGACTGGCAGGGGACGCGCGGCCTTGAACAGCTCGATTTCGACAATCGCTTCGGGCCGGACATGGCGATTCTGGCCGATCCGGCGCTGCGTCAGGTGATCGGCACGGTCATCGACAATGCAGCGGAGGTATCGCCGCATTGGGTCGGCGTCCGGGCAGACCGCGATGGCGACACCCTGGTCCTGACCGTCCGGGATCGTGGCCCGGGCTTACCCGCTGACATGATCCAAGGGTTCGGGCGACCATATCGTTCGACCAAGGAACGCCCCGGCGCGGGGCTTGGCCTGTTCCTGCTGGTCAATGTGGTGCGCAAGCTGGGCGGAGAGGCGATGGGCGACAATCCGCCCGGCGGGGGCGCACAGGTGACGGTGCGCCTGCCGCTGGCCGCGCTTGCCCCGCCAGACCGGAGCGCGGGCGGATGA
- the nagA gene encoding N-acetylglucosamine-6-phosphate deacetylase, with translation MTGLSFRNGTVLAAGRDLTGLALSVDPDGTIGAITPDSPAPDAIDLDGGFLVPGFIDTQVNGGGGVLFNDTPDVATIARIGEAHRRFGTTAFLPTLISDTLDVIEAALDATDAAIDAGVDGCIGVHVEGPFLNPVRRGIHDKQHFRALDDRAIRLLTRPSRGKVMVTVAPEQNDLDAIRALVDAGVIVSLGHSDATYEQARQAFEAGARGVTHLFNAMSPLLHRAPGMVGAALEDETVYCGLIVDKIHVHPAAIRMALKTRPADRMMLVTDAMPSVGNGCHSFMLNGEVIRVENGACFSADGTLAGCDLDMAKAVANTVDIGVPLGVAAAMASANPAAFLGIDDRYGAIAVGKRADLVWLGPDLKVRGTWIGGRQVN, from the coding sequence ATGACCGGCCTTTCCTTTCGCAACGGCACGGTCCTGGCGGCGGGCCGTGATCTGACTGGCCTGGCGCTGTCGGTCGATCCTGACGGGACCATCGGTGCCATCACGCCGGATTCGCCCGCACCCGACGCCATCGACCTGGACGGCGGCTTTCTGGTGCCGGGGTTCATCGACACTCAGGTGAATGGCGGCGGCGGCGTCCTGTTCAACGACACGCCGGACGTCGCCACGATTGCCAGGATCGGAGAGGCGCATCGCCGCTTCGGCACCACCGCGTTCCTGCCGACCCTGATCAGCGATACGCTCGACGTGATCGAGGCCGCGCTCGATGCCACCGATGCCGCCATTGATGCGGGCGTCGACGGCTGTATCGGCGTGCATGTGGAGGGGCCGTTCCTCAATCCCGTGCGCCGGGGCATCCACGACAAACAACATTTCCGCGCGCTCGACGACCGTGCGATTCGCCTTCTCACCCGTCCTTCGCGCGGCAAGGTGATGGTGACGGTGGCCCCGGAACAGAATGATCTGGACGCCATCCGGGCGCTGGTCGATGCCGGTGTCATCGTGTCGCTCGGCCACAGCGATGCGACCTACGAACAGGCGCGTCAGGCGTTCGAGGCGGGGGCGCGCGGCGTCACGCATCTGTTCAACGCCATGTCGCCCCTGCTGCACCGCGCACCCGGCATGGTCGGTGCGGCGCTGGAGGACGAAACGGTCTATTGCGGGCTGATCGTCGACAAGATCCATGTCCATCCCGCCGCGATCCGCATGGCGCTGAAAACCCGGCCGGCCGACCGCATGATGCTGGTGACCGATGCAATGCCCAGCGTCGGCAATGGCTGCCACAGCTTCATGTTGAATGGCGAGGTGATCCGCGTCGAAAACGGTGCCTGCTTCAGTGCCGACGGCACGCTGGCCGGATGCGATCTCGACATGGCGAAGGCCGTGGCCAACACCGTCGATATCGGCGTGCCGCTGGGTGTTGCCGCCGCCATGGCGAGCGCCAATCCCGCCGCGTTCCTCGGCATTGACGACCGCTATGGTGCCATCGCCGTGGGCAAGCGGGCCGATCTGGTATGGCTTGGCCCGGACCTGAAGGTCCGCGGCACCTGGATCGGTGGCCGTCAGGTCAACTGA
- a CDS encoding response regulator transcription factor has protein sequence MSAERTLLIVEDDPDFARTLRRSFERRGYRVLSADGHDALAALLDDGERPSHAVVDLKLAGGASGLACVQTLRTALPDARIVVLTGFASIATAVEAIKLGADHYLAKPSNTDDIEAAFARTSGDADAPVDGRQSSIKTVEWEHIHQTLVETDFNISEAARRLGMHRRTLARKLEKRQLR, from the coding sequence ATGAGCGCCGAACGGACCCTGTTGATTGTCGAGGACGATCCCGATTTTGCCCGCACGCTGCGCCGGTCGTTCGAGCGGCGCGGCTATCGCGTGCTGTCAGCCGATGGGCATGATGCGCTGGCGGCGCTGCTGGATGACGGGGAGCGGCCCAGCCATGCGGTGGTCGACCTGAAGCTGGCGGGCGGCGCATCCGGCCTTGCTTGTGTCCAGACACTGCGCACCGCCCTGCCCGATGCGCGGATCGTTGTCCTGACCGGCTTTGCCAGCATCGCCACGGCGGTAGAGGCGATCAAGCTGGGGGCCGATCATTACCTCGCCAAACCCTCCAACACCGACGATATCGAGGCCGCCTTTGCCCGAACATCGGGGGATGCCGACGCACCGGTCGATGGCCGGCAATCGTCGATCAAGACGGTGGAATGGGAACATATCCACCAGACGCTGGTGGAAACCGACTTCAATATTTCAGAGGCGGCCCGGCGGCTGGGGATGCACCGCCGGACGCTTGCCCGGAAACTGGAAAAGCGGCAGCTGCGCTGA
- the ptsP gene encoding phosphoenolpyruvate--protein phosphotransferase, whose amino-acid sequence MSDTIILTAPFSGWATPLDDVPDAVFAQRMMGDGVALDPVGDCLHAPCDGEVLTIHDSRHALTMRGEGGVELLIHIGIETVALGGTPFTPLVAPGEMVERGQPLIRFDLDRIALGAASAVTPMIVTNADRFAVVRTETGRMLGMGEAVLFLKAKAEPLRIAADDGGELVSDPFPLPMVHGLHARPSARIGEAARAFLSECWLEKDDLRASCRSVIELMGLGVRMGDPVRVRASGPDADAAIRALTDLIAGGMGESAADGPAHPPVAEPAPVPQGAPGEGVIPGVPAAPGLCVGTAQWLRVRDAMIHEAGAGEAIERQRLATGLAALGDRLLAATASNPVAAAHREMLGDPALMAAADPVLVDGGSAELGWRTACRAMAARLRAMGDRRMAERADDYLDLERQMIALLMGTEPESHAFPPNTILIADDLLPSQVAALDDAVVGLAVRGSGPTAHIAVIAANRGLPALVAVGDGLDAIGDGDRLILDAGNGTIEYRPNDARWAEASADADRRATLRAAAARQGSAPAITRDGRHVEVFANLGSVDDAHAATDAGAEGCGLLRTEFLFLDRASPPDRHEQAALYRAIAAAMPGRAVIIRLLDIGGDKPASYVDLPAEENPALGLRGIRVGLAHPDLLTEQVAGIVAAAADHDLRIMVPMVAHLDELIAVRELVDVQRREQGVGRAIPVGIMVETPAAAMTAAQLGTAADFFSIGTNDLTQYALAMDRGNPAIAGKIDGLHPAVLALIAATVRGAANHGRFVGLCGGLGGDPMAVPILIGLGVDELSCSPRLVPEVKALVRRLSLSGCRTLAEAALAAASPAEVRALATAFHKELGE is encoded by the coding sequence ATGAGCGATACCATCATCCTGACGGCACCCTTTTCCGGATGGGCCACGCCCCTGGATGACGTGCCGGACGCTGTGTTTGCCCAGCGGATGATGGGTGACGGGGTCGCGCTGGATCCGGTCGGCGATTGCCTGCACGCGCCCTGCGACGGCGAAGTGCTGACCATCCATGACAGCCGCCATGCCCTGACCATGCGCGGCGAGGGCGGCGTCGAACTGCTCATCCATATCGGGATCGAGACGGTTGCGCTCGGCGGCACGCCCTTTACCCCGCTGGTTGCGCCCGGCGAAATGGTGGAGCGCGGTCAGCCGCTGATCCGCTTCGACCTTGATCGCATCGCCCTTGGCGCCGCATCGGCCGTCACGCCGATGATCGTGACCAATGCCGATCGTTTCGCGGTGGTCCGCACCGAAACCGGACGGATGCTGGGCATGGGCGAGGCGGTCCTGTTCCTGAAGGCAAAGGCGGAACCGCTGCGGATCGCAGCGGATGATGGCGGCGAACTCGTCTCCGATCCATTTCCCCTGCCGATGGTCCATGGTCTTCACGCCCGCCCTTCGGCGCGCATCGGAGAGGCTGCACGCGCCTTTCTGTCCGAATGCTGGTTGGAAAAGGACGATCTGCGCGCCAGTTGCCGCAGCGTCATCGAACTGATGGGCCTGGGCGTCCGCATGGGCGATCCCGTTCGCGTGCGCGCCTCCGGGCCGGACGCCGATGCTGCGATCCGCGCGCTGACCGATCTCATCGCGGGCGGCATGGGCGAAAGCGCCGCTGACGGCCCTGCCCATCCGCCAGTGGCCGAGCCTGCCCCTGTCCCGCAAGGCGCACCCGGCGAAGGCGTGATCCCCGGCGTGCCTGCCGCCCCCGGCCTTTGCGTCGGCACCGCGCAATGGCTGCGCGTCCGCGACGCCATGATCCATGAAGCGGGTGCAGGCGAGGCGATCGAGCGGCAGCGCCTGGCAACCGGCCTTGCCGCGCTGGGCGATCGGCTGCTCGCAGCGACGGCCAGCAATCCCGTTGCCGCCGCGCACCGGGAAATGCTGGGCGACCCCGCTCTGATGGCGGCGGCAGATCCGGTGCTCGTTGACGGCGGGTCCGCCGAACTTGGCTGGCGCACCGCGTGCCGGGCGATGGCGGCGCGGCTGCGGGCCATGGGCGACCGCCGCATGGCCGAACGCGCCGACGATTATCTGGACCTTGAGCGTCAGATGATTGCGCTGCTGATGGGGACGGAGCCGGAAAGCCATGCCTTCCCACCCAATACCATCCTGATTGCGGATGATCTCCTGCCGTCTCAAGTCGCTGCGCTGGATGATGCCGTTGTCGGCCTTGCCGTGCGCGGCAGCGGCCCGACCGCGCATATCGCCGTCATCGCGGCCAATCGCGGCCTTCCCGCGCTGGTCGCCGTCGGGGATGGCCTCGATGCGATCGGGGATGGCGATCGCCTGATCCTGGATGCAGGAAATGGCACGATCGAGTATCGCCCGAACGATGCCCGCTGGGCAGAGGCGTCGGCCGACGCCGATCGGCGCGCTACCCTTCGCGCTGCCGCCGCTCGGCAGGGAAGCGCACCCGCCATCACGCGCGATGGCCGCCATGTCGAGGTTTTCGCCAATCTGGGATCGGTGGACGATGCCCACGCGGCGACGGATGCCGGGGCCGAGGGATGCGGATTGCTGCGCACCGAATTTTTGTTCCTCGACCGGGCATCGCCGCCCGACCGTCACGAACAGGCCGCCCTGTACCGCGCCATCGCGGCGGCAATGCCCGGCCGCGCGGTCATCATCCGCCTGCTCGATATCGGCGGAGACAAGCCCGCCAGCTATGTCGACCTGCCGGCCGAGGAGAATCCCGCCCTGGGCCTGCGCGGCATCCGCGTGGGCTTGGCGCATCCCGACCTTTTGACCGAACAGGTCGCGGGCATCGTCGCGGCGGCGGCGGACCATGATCTGCGCATCATGGTGCCGATGGTCGCGCATCTGGATGAGCTGATCGCCGTCCGGGAACTGGTTGACGTACAGCGGCGGGAACAGGGCGTCGGCCGGGCGATCCCCGTCGGCATCATGGTTGAAACACCGGCGGCGGCGATGACGGCGGCACAGCTTGGCACGGCGGCCGATTTCTTCTCGATCGGTACCAACGACCTCACGCAGTACGCGCTGGCCATGGATCGCGGCAATCCGGCCATTGCTGGCAAGATCGACGGTCTGCACCCTGCCGTGCTTGCCCTCATTGCCGCTACCGTGCGCGGTGCGGCGAATCACGGCCGCTTTGTGGGCCTGTGCGGCGGTCTGGGTGGCGATCCGATGGCGGTGCCCATCCTGATCGGTCTTGGCGTCGATGAATTGTCCTGTTCGCCGCGCCTGGTGCCGGAGGTCAAGGCACTGGTTCGCCGGCTAAGCCTTAGCGGATGCCGCACGCTTGCCGAAGCCGCGCTTGCCGCCGCCTCCCCGGCCGAAGTGCGCGCGCTGGCCACTGCATTTCACAAGGAACTGGGCGAATGA
- the nagE gene encoding N-acetylglucosamine-specific PTS transporter subunit IIBC, which yields MKQIVGALQPIGRALMLPIAVLPVAGLLLRLGQPDLLDVPLLAAGGNALFSSLGLLFAIGVATGLARDGNGAAALAGVTAYLVAVHGGRVLLTIPPDVIAGVPEALVATVSDAYRAKAIGRLDVPLGILSGVIAGFLYNRYSGFSLPAYLSFFGGRRFVPIISGLAGLAMGGVTGLGYVGLDHGLDVAGNAMTTAGPVGLFLFGVFNRLLLVTGLHHILNNVAWFMLGDFSGTTGDLRRFFAGDPTAGAFMAGFFPIMMFGLPAACLAMYRNALPERRREVGGLLASLAATSFLTGVTEPIEFTFMFVAPLLYVVHALLTGVAMVVMDLLNVRMGFGFSAGLFDYVLNYGAATRPLMLLPVGAAFFVVYFLVFDIAIRRFNLPTPGRDKAAAGATGAAPSAAAADRADGFILALGGAGNITRIGACTTRLRIVLVDGGAVDEAALRQLGALGLVRPSDTALQVVMGPVADLIAVEINARLEAGPAPAATQPVRTAPIEPAPAIAPRPGIVAAAGGSDAIRDAQMVAGRLRLVLADPAAQPAFDRVEGVRGSFSAGGGVWHLLGARSALID from the coding sequence ATGAAACAGATCGTCGGGGCATTGCAGCCGATCGGCCGGGCGCTGATGCTGCCCATCGCCGTCCTGCCGGTGGCGGGTTTGCTGTTGCGGCTGGGGCAACCCGATCTGCTCGACGTGCCGTTGCTGGCGGCGGGGGGTAATGCCCTGTTCTCCAGCCTGGGGCTCTTGTTCGCCATCGGTGTCGCCACCGGCCTTGCCCGCGACGGCAATGGCGCGGCGGCGCTGGCCGGGGTCACGGCCTATCTGGTGGCGGTGCATGGCGGGCGCGTCCTGCTCACGATCCCCCCCGATGTGATCGCCGGCGTACCGGAGGCGCTGGTCGCAACGGTCAGCGATGCCTATCGGGCAAAGGCGATCGGGCGGCTCGACGTTCCCCTGGGCATCCTGTCCGGCGTCATCGCCGGCTTCCTGTACAACCGCTATTCGGGGTTCAGCCTGCCCGCCTATCTGTCCTTTTTCGGCGGGCGCCGCTTCGTGCCGATCATTTCCGGGCTGGCCGGTCTTGCCATGGGCGGTGTTACCGGGCTTGGCTATGTCGGGCTGGACCACGGCCTTGATGTTGCGGGCAATGCCATGACCACCGCCGGGCCGGTCGGCCTGTTCCTGTTCGGCGTGTTCAACCGGCTGCTGCTCGTCACCGGCCTGCATCACATCCTCAACAACGTCGCCTGGTTCATGCTCGGCGACTTTTCGGGCACCACTGGCGACCTGCGGCGCTTCTTTGCCGGGGATCCGACGGCGGGGGCGTTCATGGCGGGGTTCTTTCCGATCATGATGTTCGGCCTGCCCGCCGCGTGTCTGGCCATGTACCGCAACGCCCTGCCCGAGCGTCGCCGGGAAGTCGGCGGCCTGCTTGCCAGCCTTGCCGCAACCTCGTTCCTGACCGGCGTGACCGAACCGATCGAATTCACGTTCATGTTCGTCGCGCCGCTGCTCTATGTCGTCCACGCGTTGCTGACCGGCGTTGCGATGGTGGTCATGGACCTCTTGAACGTCCGAATGGGCTTCGGCTTTTCGGCGGGTCTGTTCGATTATGTCCTGAACTACGGCGCGGCCACCCGGCCGCTGATGCTGTTGCCGGTCGGCGCTGCGTTCTTCGTTGTCTATTTCCTGGTGTTCGACATTGCGATCCGGCGGTTCAACCTGCCGACGCCGGGACGGGACAAGGCTGCGGCCGGAGCGACGGGCGCTGCCCCATCGGCAGCCGCGGCCGACCGAGCCGATGGCTTCATCCTTGCCCTTGGCGGTGCGGGGAACATCACCCGCATCGGTGCCTGCACCACCCGGCTGCGCATCGTGCTGGTCGATGGCGGCGCAGTGGACGAAGCGGCGCTGCGACAGCTTGGCGCCCTGGGCCTGGTCCGCCCGTCGGACACTGCGCTTCAGGTCGTGATGGGTCCGGTCGCCGATCTGATCGCCGTCGAAATCAATGCCCGGCTGGAGGCTGGGCCAGCGCCAGCCGCGACCCAGCCCGTCAGAACAGCACCCATTGAACCGGCTCCAGCCATCGCGCCCCGGCCCGGCATCGTCGCCGCGGCTGGCGGCTCCGATGCGATCCGCGATGCCCAGATGGTTGCCGGGCGCTTGCGCCTCGTCCTGGCCGATCCGGCCGCACAGCCCGCTTTTGACCGGGTCGAGGGCGTGCGCGGTTCGTTCAGCGCCGGTGGCGGCGTCTGGCACCTGCTTGGCGCGCGGTCGGCGCTGATCGACTGA
- a CDS encoding GntR family transcriptional regulator — translation MRFSDRVGRFDPASHSPLYLQLQQIVRGAIESKLLSQDDAIPPERDLAEEFGVSRITVRKAIEGLVEEGLLVRRRGAGTFVAARVEKSFSKLSSFSEDMISRGRSPSSDVVLRAEGLVTPEEALSLGLSPGTKVYRFQRVRYADNVPMAMEYATIAGHCLPGADAVSDSLYAALDAAGCRPVRALQRLRAIHFPAEQAKRLGVETGHAGLFIERRGYSADGETIEFTQSYYRGDAYDVVAELSVV, via the coding sequence ATGAGGTTTTCCGATCGGGTGGGTCGCTTCGACCCAGCCAGCCATTCGCCGCTGTACCTGCAACTGCAGCAGATCGTTCGCGGCGCCATCGAGTCAAAATTGCTGAGCCAGGACGATGCGATCCCGCCGGAACGCGACCTGGCCGAGGAGTTCGGCGTCTCCCGCATCACGGTGCGCAAGGCGATCGAGGGTCTGGTCGAGGAAGGGTTGCTGGTCCGCCGCCGCGGTGCAGGCACCTTTGTTGCGGCGCGCGTCGAGAAAAGCTTTTCGAAGCTGTCCTCCTTTTCCGAGGACATGATCTCGCGTGGCCGTTCGCCCAGCAGCGACGTCGTGCTGCGCGCGGAGGGATTGGTAACCCCTGAAGAGGCGCTGTCGCTGGGCCTGTCGCCGGGCACCAAGGTCTATCGGTTCCAGCGCGTGCGTTATGCCGACAATGTCCCGATGGCGATGGAATATGCGACCATCGCCGGCCATTGCCTGCCAGGCGCAGATGCGGTCAGCGATTCGCTCTATGCTGCACTGGATGCCGCCGGTTGCCGTCCCGTGCGCGCGCTGCAGCGGCTGCGGGCCATTCACTTTCCGGCTGAACAGGCCAAGCGACTGGGGGTCGAAACCGGCCATGCCGGTCTGTTCATCGAACGTCGCGGCTATTCGGCCGACGGCGAAACCATCGAATTCACGCAGTCCTATTATCGTGGGGATGCCTATGACGTGGTCGCCGAACTGAGCGTCGTCTAG